Below is a genomic region from Streptantibioticus cattleyicolor NRRL 8057 = DSM 46488.
CGCGGCCCGCAGCGGTACGCGTGGGCACGACGGTCTCCGTACCCCCCGTACCGACGGATCTTCCGACGGCGGCAGCCAATCGGAGCGCTCTGGCACCTTACCGGTTAAGTAGCCCGCGTCAACACCGCTGGAACGCAAGCGCGGCGCAAGGAATGCGGGCCGCAGATCTGTCATGTCACCGTCTGCTTCGCTACGGTGAGCCCCGGCAGCCAGGAGGAGCGCATCCACCGCCATGGACCACCGGGTCCGAAGGAGGGTTCGATGAGCTCCCGTACCATCCTCGCCGTCGCCGCGGCGGGCACGGCCGCCCTCGCGGCCACACTCGTACCGGCGGCGGCACCGGCCGCCGCCAACACCGCGCCCGGTTCCGCGGCAACCGGCATCGCCTGCTCCGTCGACTACCGGACCAGCGACTGGGGCGGCGGCTTCACGGCCGGCGTCACCATCACGGACACCGGCACCACCGCCATCAGCGGCTGGACGCTGACCTACGCCTACAGCGGCGACCAGACCCTTCAGAACGGCTGGAACGGCACCTGGTCCCAGTCCGGCAAGAACATCACGGTGACCAACCCGGCCTGGGCCCCCACCATCGCGGCCGGCGGCAACTACGCCACCAGCGCGAACTTCAGCTACTCCGGCCCCAACACCGCCCCCACCGCCTTCGCCGTCAACGGAACCCCCTGCGGCGGGACCGCGCCCTCGGCGGGCGCGCCCCAACTCCATGTGTCCGGGAACCAACTCGCCGACTCCAGCGGCAAGACGATCACCCTCCACGGGGTCAACCGCTCCGGCGCCGAGTTCTCCTGCGTCCAGGGAACCGGCATCTTCGACGGACCGACCGACCAGACCTCCGTCACGGCGATGACCTCCTGGCACATCAGCGCGGTCCGCGTACCACTGAACGAGGACTGCTGGCTGGGCCTGCCCGACGTCAACTCCGCCTACGCGGGCGGCAATTACATCAACGCCGTCAAGTCGTACGTCTCGCTGCTGGAACGCAACGGCCTCGACGTCATCCTGGACCTGCACTGGACCGACGGCGTCTACACCGGCCCCTCCTCCGGCTGCTCGTCCACCACCGCGACCTGCCAGAAACCCATGCCCGACGCCGCCGAGGCCGTCCCCTTCTGGACCTCGGTCGCCAACGCCTTCAAGGGCGACGACGCGGTACTGTTCGACCTGTTCAACGAGCCCTACCCGGAACGCGCGACCGGGAGCGAGGCGAGCGGCTGGAACTGCTGGCTCGACGGCGGCACCTGCCCCGGCATCGGCTACCAGGTGGCGGGCATGCAGACCCTGGTCGACGCCGTCCGCGGCACCGGCGCGGACAACGTCGTCATGCTCGGCGGCCTGGCCTACGCCAACGACCTGACCTCCTGGCTCGACCACGAACCCACCGACCCGGACCACAACCTGGTCGCCTCCTGGCACTCGTACAACTTCAACTCCTGCGCCGACGACACCTGCTGGGCCGACCAGATCGCACCGGTCGCCGCCCGGGTCCCGCTGGTGACCGGCGAGCTCGGGGAGAACGACTGCGGAACCGGCTACCTCGGCTCACTGCTTCCCTGGCTCGACACCCACGGCGTCTCCTACCTGGCGTGGACCTGGAACACCTGGGACTGCTCCTCCGGGCCCGCGCTCATCAGCGACTACGACGGCACCGCCACCGCATACGGGGCCGGCTACAAGGCACACCTCGCCGCGCTCGCGGGGTGAAGCGGTTAAGCGGTCGCGCCTCCACGAGACGACCAGGGCCCCGAGCCCGCGTCCCAAGTCCCCCGGTGCGTCAGGAGGATCACCCTGCCGGGAGAATGGCGGCGGATCCACGACCGCCGCTGGGTGGGTCGTGTTCTCTACAAGGGAGATGTATCTCGTGGTATCCGCTGTGACCTCGTCCCGTGGGACGGTCGGCGCCGGGACGCCGGCCGTCGAGGCCGTATCCGCCGCCCCCGCCGGGGAACGCATATCCGCCGGCCGCAAGCGCAGGCTCGGGGCCGCCGCGCTGGCCGGCGGGCTGCTGCTGAGCGCCGTTTCCACCGCCACCGCCCAAGCCGCCCCGGCCCGGTCCGCCGCGGCGACCGCCACCCCGGCCCCCACTGTCTCCGCCAAGGGCGCCTACCTCCTCGACCGGACCACGGGCAAGGCGCTGTTCGCCAAGGACGCCGGCACCAGCCGGCAGATGGCCAGCACCACGAAGGTCATGACCGCCACCGTGGTGCTCGGCCGGCCCAAGCTCGACCTGAAGCGCCTGGTGACCGTCAAGCAGACCTACCGTGACTACGTGACCCAGGTCGGCGGGAGCACTGCGGACCTGCGCACCGGTGACAAGCTCACCGTCGGGCAGCTGCTGTACGCCCTGATGCTCCCCTCCGGCTGTGACGCCGCCTACGCGCTGGCCGACACCTACGGCACCGGTTCGACCACCGCCGCCCGCGTGAAGTCGTTCATCGGCATGATGAACACCAAGGCCCGCGAACTGGGCCTGAAGAACACGCACTACGACTCCTTCGACGGCATCTCCTCCAAGGGCGCCAACTACACCACGCCCCGCGACTCCGCCGTCCTGGCCGGCAAGGCACTGGGCTACGGCACGCTGCGGACCGTCGTCGGGAGCGCCAAGACCGTGCAGAAGGCCACCAACGGCCGCACCTACACCTGGTACAACACCAACCGGCTGCTCGGTTCCTACCAGGGCGCGATCGGCGTGAAGACCGGCACCGGCACCGCGGCCGGGCCCTGCCTGGTCTTCGCCGCCGTCCGGGGCGGACACACCGTGATCGGCGTACTGCTGAACGACGCCTCCCGCTACGACGACGCCGTCAAGATGCTCAACTACGCCTTCCACGTACCGACCGCGAAGACCGCCCCGATGCGACTGCGGGTGCTGCCCGCCGGTGCGCAGCGGGACTGACCGTGAGAATGTGACGTGGTGACGCCGCTGGTGGGTCCGTCCCGGCGACTGCCTGACGTCCCCGACGGCCCTGTCACGGATGTGGCGGCCTGCCGGGCGTCACCACCGTCACCGTGGGCCGGGGGAGCGCGGCTGAACTGGTCAGCCGAACGGCGGTGTTGACACCGAAGGTGGCGCCCCCGGTGGTGTCAGCCGCGTCCCATGGTGTCGTCGAGCCAGTCGTAGATGCGGGCGTAGGCCAGGCGTTGGGCGCCGGCGTGGCAGTGGGCGTCGGCGGCGTCGGCGGCGGTGAACTCCAGCAGTGTTTTGGGGCAGGTCAGGTGCTCGTGGAGGAGTTCGGGCTGGCCTTTGAAGAATCCGTCGTCGGCGGCGGCGCAGACCAGGGTCGGGCAGGTGATCTTCTCGGCGATGCCGTCGCGCAGGTTGTAGTCGAGGAAGGCGGCGCCGAACGCGCGGGGGGTGTCGGCGCCCATGACGTACATGCCGTTCTCCATGGCCCACCGCTGCACCGGGTTGGTGGCCATGGCCGCCTGAAGGGCCGCGTCGAGTTCGGGGTCGTGGGCGGCGCGCAGTCGTCGTTCGGCCTCGGCGCGGTCGCCGGGGATGCCGGAGGTGACCATGGTGCCCAGGTCGTAGACGCCGTCGACGGCGATGAGGGCGGCGACGCGGTGGTCGAAGGCGGCGGCGCGCGGGGCGAGTACGCCGCCCATGCTGTTGCCGAGCAGGGCGATCCGGGCCGGGTCCACTTCCGGGTAGGTGAGGGCGTGGTCGAGGACGGGGCCGACCACGTTCTCCCAGTCGGGGCGGAAGACCAGGCCCTGGTGGTGGCGGGTGCCGGGCTGTCCGGGCCCGTCGAAGGACAGGACGTTGTAGCCGCGTTCGACCGCCGCCGCGGCTCCGGCGAAGTGCATCTCCTCGGCCGACCCGTCGAACCCGTTGAACATGACCACGGTCGGCCGGGGGATGCCCGAGTCGTCGGCCCGGTAGAGGTAGCCGGGCAGGGTGGTGTCCTCGTAGGGGATCCGCACCGGTTCGATGGCCGGGGTGAAGAGCGCGGCGGCCTGGCGGAAGCAGGCCACCTGGGCGTCGTAGGCGCGGTTGGCGCGGGGGTCGGCGGGGTTGCCGTGCAGGAAGAACTCGGCGCTGCGGTAGTAGTTCGAGGCCCGCAGGAAGGCGTCGCGTGCGCTGATCCGGTGGCCGCCGGCCAGCGCGGTGCGGGCCTCGCCCGCCACCCGCTCCGCGGTGGCCAGCCACTCGTCGTGCCAGCTGTCGTAGTCCCCGGCGGTGATGCGCCGGGCCGTCGTCGCGACCTCGGCGAAGTCGCCGCCGCCGTAGGGGATGTGTCCGAACATCCGCAGCGTCTCGTACCAGAACGTGGGGTCGTCCGGGAAGAACAGCGGCTCCATGGCTCCTCCTAAAGCAGCTGGTTACTGCGTTTGATGGAACCGTAGAGCCGGAGAAGGGCAAACGCAAGTCGTGGCTGCGTTAAGGTGGAGGCATGACCGAAGAACGAGAACGGGCCCGGCGGCCCGGCGGACGCAGCGCCCGCGTCCGCGCGGCGGTGCACCAGGCCGTCACCGACCTGGTCGCCGAGCGCGGCTACGGCAACTTCACCGTGGGGGACGTCGCGGCCCGCGCGGGCGTGGCCGACACGAGCATCTACCGCCGCTGGGGCAACCTCGAAGCGCTGACCCAGGACGTGGCGATCACCCGGCTGACCGAGCAGTCGCCGATCCCCGACACCGGAAGCCTCGAAGGCGACCTGCGCGACTACGCGGCCAAGGTGGCCCGGGACGTCAGCGGACCCGACGGCCCCGCGGTGCTGAGCCTGGTCGTCGCGCTCTCCACGGCGGGCCCGGACGGCGCGCGGGCCCGCGACGACTTCCTCGCCGAGCGCACCCGCCAGCTCCAGGTCATGCTGGACCGCGCCCGTGACCGTGGCGAACAGCCACCGGACACCCTGGCCGTCCTCGACCACATCCTCGCCCCGATGTACGTGCGCGTCCTGTTCGGAGCCGGCCCGCTCGACCCCGACTACGCCGACACCCTCGTCGACCACCTACTGGCCCTCCACGCGGCCCCGCCCCCCGCGCCGTAACCGAAACCCACCGGCCCCCGACGTACCGCCTCGGCGGGAGGCGCCGCCCGGTCCGACCTCGCGGATTCGTCCGAGCAAGCGCCGTGGTTGTTGTGCTCGGCCCCGTCGGCAAGCGGCGGGGTCGGCCGGGGCGGCGGCATGACAGCACGTGCCCTCGGCATACCTCGTCCGCGCCCATGACCGGGGCACCCGCTGCGGCTGCGGCGCGAGTTCGCCCGCCGGGCCGGCGGCGTCGTCGAACCCGACGCCGGTCAACACCGTTCCTCTTCACGGGTGTTCGGCGCCGCCCTGCCCGTCGAACCGCCGTGGCCGGGGGTGGTTGGGGCCCGGCCGGCGGGGCTCCCTTACCGTCGTGCCTGCGTGGGCAGGGTGAGGATCTCCGCTCCGGTGTCGGTGATGGCGATGGTGTGTTCGCTGTGCGCGGTCCGGCAGCCCGTGGCGCTGCGCAGCGTCCAGCCGTCGGCGTCGGTGACGAGGGTGGCGGTGTCGGCCATGATCCAGGGTTCCAGGGCGAGCAGCAGTCCGGGGCGCAGTTGGTATCCGCGGCCGGGCCGACCGGTGTTGGCGACGTGCGGGTCCTGGTGCATGGTCGAGCCGATGCCGTGGCCGCCGAACTCGGTGTTGATCGGGTAGCCCGCCTCGCTGAGGACCGTGCCTATGGCGTGGGAGAGGTCGCCGATGCGTGCCCCGGGCTTGGCGGCGGCGATACCGGCGGCGAGTGCGCGTTCGGTCGTCTCGATCAGCGCGACGCTCTGGGCCGGCCTGGCCGTGCCCACCAGAAAGCTGATCGCGGCGTCGGCGGCCACCCCGTTCCTGGACACGGCGAGGTCGAGGGTGAGCAGATCGCCGTCCGCCAGCGTGTAGTGGTGGGGCCGCCCGTGGAGCACCGCGTCGTTGACGGCCGTGCAGATGTAGTGCCCGAACGGGCCGCGTCCGAAGGACGGCGCGTAGTCGACGTAGCAGGACTGCGCCCCCGCCTCGGTGATCATCTCCTTGGCCCACTGGTCGATGTCCAGCAGGTTCGTCCCGACCGTGCTGCGCTGCTTCAGCGTGTGCAGGATGTGCCCGACCAGGGCGCCGGTGTCCCTGGCCCGCTCCAGCCGCGCGGCGTTCAGGATCTCGATCATGGGGGACCTCTCAGGTATGTCCAATAACTATCCCGGGCTAACTGTACCGGTATTAGAATGGGGTCATGGTCAGGTTGCCGCTCACCCCCGCCGAGGTCGAACGTGGAGAGCGCCTCGGCGCCCTGCTCCGCCGGGCCCGGGGCCGCCGCTCGATGCTGGACGTGGCGCTCGCATCGGGCATCTCGCCGGAAACGCTGCGCAAGATCGAATCCGGTCGTGTGGCCACCCCCGCCTTCCCGACCATCGCGGCGATCGCCGACACCCTCGGCCTGTCCCTCGACGCCCTCTGGGCCGAGATCAGCCGGACGGAGCGAACCGCCGAGGATCAGCCGGTCCCGCCCGTCGCACTGCGCCCGTCGCTGGTGTCATAACACCGCACGCGGAAAGTCAGCGGTGCCTGCGCGCACGCTGGTCACCTTCCAGCGACCAGGCGGTCGCGGGCCGGCCGTGGCCCAGGCGCCGGCGGATTCGTCACGGCTCAGCGGCTCGCCAGCAGACCGTACAACAGCGGGATGCGGGGTTCGGGCAGCCGCCACCAACCGTTGGGCGTGCGGACCATCCGCGGCCAGCGCGGCCACGGCAACTCCGGC
It encodes:
- a CDS encoding cellulase family glycosylhydrolase; translated protein: MSSRTILAVAAAGTAALAATLVPAAAPAAANTAPGSAATGIACSVDYRTSDWGGGFTAGVTITDTGTTAISGWTLTYAYSGDQTLQNGWNGTWSQSGKNITVTNPAWAPTIAAGGNYATSANFSYSGPNTAPTAFAVNGTPCGGTAPSAGAPQLHVSGNQLADSSGKTITLHGVNRSGAEFSCVQGTGIFDGPTDQTSVTAMTSWHISAVRVPLNEDCWLGLPDVNSAYAGGNYINAVKSYVSLLERNGLDVILDLHWTDGVYTGPSSGCSSTTATCQKPMPDAAEAVPFWTSVANAFKGDDAVLFDLFNEPYPERATGSEASGWNCWLDGGTCPGIGYQVAGMQTLVDAVRGTGADNVVMLGGLAYANDLTSWLDHEPTDPDHNLVASWHSYNFNSCADDTCWADQIAPVAARVPLVTGELGENDCGTGYLGSLLPWLDTHGVSYLAWTWNTWDCSSGPALISDYDGTATAYGAGYKAHLAALAG
- a CDS encoding D-alanyl-D-alanine carboxypeptidase family protein, which gives rise to MVSAVTSSRGTVGAGTPAVEAVSAAPAGERISAGRKRRLGAAALAGGLLLSAVSTATAQAAPARSAAATATPAPTVSAKGAYLLDRTTGKALFAKDAGTSRQMASTTKVMTATVVLGRPKLDLKRLVTVKQTYRDYVTQVGGSTADLRTGDKLTVGQLLYALMLPSGCDAAYALADTYGTGSTTAARVKSFIGMMNTKARELGLKNTHYDSFDGISSKGANYTTPRDSAVLAGKALGYGTLRTVVGSAKTVQKATNGRTYTWYNTNRLLGSYQGAIGVKTGTGTAAGPCLVFAAVRGGHTVIGVLLNDASRYDDAVKMLNYAFHVPTAKTAPMRLRVLPAGAQRD
- a CDS encoding alpha/beta hydrolase family protein, producing MEPLFFPDDPTFWYETLRMFGHIPYGGGDFAEVATTARRITAGDYDSWHDEWLATAERVAGEARTALAGGHRISARDAFLRASNYYRSAEFFLHGNPADPRANRAYDAQVACFRQAAALFTPAIEPVRIPYEDTTLPGYLYRADDSGIPRPTVVMFNGFDGSAEEMHFAGAAAAVERGYNVLSFDGPGQPGTRHHQGLVFRPDWENVVGPVLDHALTYPEVDPARIALLGNSMGGVLAPRAAAFDHRVAALIAVDGVYDLGTMVTSGIPGDRAEAERRLRAAHDPELDAALQAAMATNPVQRWAMENGMYVMGADTPRAFGAAFLDYNLRDGIAEKITCPTLVCAAADDGFFKGQPELLHEHLTCPKTLLEFTAADAADAHCHAGAQRLAYARIYDWLDDTMGRG
- a CDS encoding TetR/AcrR family transcriptional regulator, with the translated sequence MTEERERARRPGGRSARVRAAVHQAVTDLVAERGYGNFTVGDVAARAGVADTSIYRRWGNLEALTQDVAITRLTEQSPIPDTGSLEGDLRDYAAKVARDVSGPDGPAVLSLVVALSTAGPDGARARDDFLAERTRQLQVMLDRARDRGEQPPDTLAVLDHILAPMYVRVLFGAGPLDPDYADTLVDHLLALHAAPPPAP
- the map gene encoding type I methionyl aminopeptidase; translated protein: MIEILNAARLERARDTGALVGHILHTLKQRSTVGTNLLDIDQWAKEMITEAGAQSCYVDYAPSFGRGPFGHYICTAVNDAVLHGRPHHYTLADGDLLTLDLAVSRNGVAADAAISFLVGTARPAQSVALIETTERALAAGIAAAKPGARIGDLSHAIGTVLSEAGYPINTEFGGHGIGSTMHQDPHVANTGRPGRGYQLRPGLLLALEPWIMADTATLVTDADGWTLRSATGCRTAHSEHTIAITDTGAEILTLPTQARR
- a CDS encoding helix-turn-helix domain-containing protein, translated to MVRLPLTPAEVERGERLGALLRRARGRRSMLDVALASGISPETLRKIESGRVATPAFPTIAAIADTLGLSLDALWAEISRTERTAEDQPVPPVALRPSLVS